The genome window ATAAGATTCACTGCTCATGGATGTTAACGATTCAACAATTCTTTCTATCTATCAATTTACTATAGCAATCCGCTCTGACAAATCAATAAAAGCTACAATCGTTTTATATTATCAATTTTTGTACGATTAAGTCCCCCTATTAACAGTTCTAGCCGTGTCCTTACAAAAATTATTTCAAATTAGCACTTCGGCGCCGCCGCCTATCCATTGTACAAATCCCGCCTGTCCCCAACCCCGGAACTCCTTGGGAAATTCCATCTGTGAAACCTGTCAAACTCCCCTAACCTATCGATATTTGTGGGCGACGGGTTCCGGGGCGGCTCAAATTCAACCGGGTCAGTTAGTGGGAAATCGCTATTATGTGACCTTTCCCCAAGTTTGGTTAGATACCAAACCCGGAGCTCCGCCGATTTTGCCCGATATGCTCTCGGAGTCCATTTTATCCTATTTATACTTACATCCTCATCGCCTGCATATTCCTGGGGTGTTTGGGGTGTATCCCTTGGGAATTCCCCCAGAAGCAACCGAAACTTTATTATTAGATAACATTCCCGTTGATAGTCGGGGTCAACTGTTCCCGACGTTAGTAGAAGCATGGCCAAAAACAAACCCCGTGCGTCAGGTGTATTGGTTATGGCAAATGCTGCAATTATGGACACCGTTAACCGAACAAGGTGCCGCCTATAGTTTATTAGTCAAAGATAATTTACGGGTGGACGGCTGGCGGGTGCGGTTGCGAGAACTGCATCAAGGCAAAGTTCAACCCACCCAACGAGATTTAGCCGAATCTTGGACAGCGTTTATTGAAACCGCCCATCCCACCATCCAATATCGGTTACAAACCCTTCATCAATTGCTGCGTCATCAAGAGGACTCGTTAAAAGAAGTGGCGAGTCAACTGAATCACTTATTAATGGAACAAGCCGCCCAATTACCCTTACATTTAGCGGTAATGGGATTAACAGATGTGGGGATTAAACGTTCCCATAATGAGGATAATTGTTATCCAAATTTTCAGGATGTACGGAATCTTTATATTTATCCGAATGATAAATTAATTCCTAATTTAAGTATTGTTTGTGATGGTGTGGGGGGTCATGATGGGGGGGAAGTAGCCAGTCAATTAGCGGTACAATCTGTTAAACCGTTAATTCATAGTTTAATGGCGGAAATTTATGCTCAAGAAGAATTAGCATCGCCAGAATTAATTATGGAACAATTGCAAGAAATTGCTCGGGTTATTAATAATGTAATTGCGGCGCAAAATAATCAACAGGGGCGAGAATTTAGACAACGGATGGGAACAACCTTAGTTATGGCGTTGCAACTCCCCCAAAAAGTCAAAACTCCAGAGGGGATTGAATTCAATAATTGCCATGAACTTTATATTGTCAATATTGGGGATAGTCGGGCTTATTGGATAACCCAGAATTCCTGTCAACAATTAACCCTGGATGATGATGTAGCAAATCGAGAAGTCCGTCAGGGTCGCTGTTTATATTGGGATGCTGCTCAACGCTCTGGTTCGGGTGCTTTAACCCAAGCGTTAGGAACTAGAGAAGCGGAATTTTTGCGCCCTATGGTGCAACGATTTATTATTGAAGAAGACGGATTATTATTATTATGTTCCGATGGATTAAGTGATAATCAACGAGTTGAACAATGTTGGCAAGATTTTTCCGCTTCGGTGTTAAATGGAGAACAATCTTTAGAATCTGCTGTACAAGGATGGATTGATGTTGCTAATGATAAAAATGGTCATGATAATGTTTCCGTTGTTTTAACTTATTGTGGGGTTTCTCCTCAAAAATTAGTGTTAGTAGAAACCATACCATTATCCACAAAACCAGAATCCCTAGAAACTGAACCAACGGAAGCATCTAAGGTTTTATTATATGGTGAATCCATTCCTGAACCGGAAATTCAACCCACACCAAAACCTGCCTCTAAATGGAAAGAACTTGCCTTTATTCTGAGTTTATTTGCCATAGTAATCTCCGCAGGTTTTGCCATTTGGTGGCAAGTCAGTCAATCTCAAATCCAATCCATTCCTGAAGAACCAAAACCCACAAATAAACGTTAGTTCTGATTCTAACTTAATTATGGTGTTCCCCCAGGCGTTCCACTTCCTAACTGAACATTAGGGGTTTGAATAATATTCCCTTGTTGACCATTCCATTTTTCCACCCGAACTCGTTCCACTCTTAAACGCTCTAATTCTAATAATTGGGGGGTAATTGAATTAGCTAATAAACGGTTTGATTCGGCTTCTGCTCTGGCTTGTTCAATGGTGACTTGAGCTTCTCCTTTGGCTTTAGCAACATTGGATGCAGCTTCTGCTTCGACTTTACGACGGTTAGATTCAGCCGTTTGAGCCGCTTGTTGTGCCGCAAATTGTTCATCAATACTCTTTTGAATTTCAGGAGGTAAACGTAAAGGATTCAATAAAGAAATATCTTGAACAATAATAATTGGAAACCGTTTTTCAGTACAATTTCTCACACCAGCTACTAATTTTTGTTGATTCATCGGTAACATGGCTGGCGTTAATTTCTGATTTTCTGCGACTTCTCCAAAACAATTTCTTAACCCATTTCTTAACTCATTGGCTCGAAATTGCTCAGGGGTTTTTCGATAGGTTTCATAAAATTGATGAAGTTTGGTTTTTGTTGTTCCTGAAAGAGCTTCTGTACTAAATCCAAAGGAAACCCCGACATCCGCAGAAACCGGACTTCCTCCCACAGAAAATACCACAGATTCATCCGTCGGGGAACCTTCTGTTGCAGCTTGAGTAAAGGGATAGGTATTAATAAATGTGGGGAAAACTACCACTTCTTCCGTATAACCATTATACCACACTCTCCCTGTAACGACTTTAGCATTTTCGATGCCTTTTTCTCCGCCATAAAGTTGTATTTTTAACCCCGCATAACCGGGTTCAACAGTGGTGACGTTGGTTCCTGGAAGAATACCACAGGAACTTAAACTGGTTCCTAAAAGAGTGGTAAATAGAATAGATGAAAAACGGGTGAATTTCATCGCTTTTTAGCTCCCTGTAATAAATCAAGGGGTGAAAAATTTAATTGAGAACAATCAGGATCATTTTTTAAGGTTTGAAATATTTCTATTTTTTCCTGAATGGAAGTTGGAGATAACTCGATAAAATTCCATATTTTTAATACTTTATATTCAGGAAAGTAAGAAATAAATATTTTTCTTGCTTGAGAAGCTCTCCAAATTTTTAATAAGCTATAAACTCCTGAACTGCTTAATAAAATAAAAACACAGAGCCACATTAAAAACCCAATAATGGGTAGATTAGAGTTTAAAAAATGAGGAGCCATTGCAATTAAAAATAGAGAAATTAAAACTTCTATTATTCCAATGACTAACCATTTTTTTAGAGGATTAGTTCTCACAACTCTCTCCCATCTCATAACTAACAGATTTGATTGTTTATCTGTCCTGTTTCACATCACTCCCTTCCTGGAACTAATACTCATATTATATGCTGTTTTTTCTAAACTTTTTTCAGGGGGATAACCGTACTTTTTAAACGCTGTTGACAAAAGATTAAAATTTGCTATAACTAGATAGAATGTGGGAAATTTGCGATCGCTATTGAAAACCAACCTAATTTGATCAATCTTTTGGCTTCCACTAGCGACAACTGATAGGTGTTGGCAACAAAGAAGGCAAAATTTAGGGCTGAAATCTTTGTCTATTCTGGGTTTGAAGTCTATCTACTTGATTAAGAGGTTGGCGCAAGTTCTGAAAGTCTTATGGGAAAGGGATTTTAGGATATTTTTATTTTTACCCCTTGTCAAGTCGATGGCTGAAATGGTATATTCTGATCAGGTTGTCGGAATCGCACCTTGAAAACTAAATATATCAAGGGTTTCAGAAGCCTGCGGTTATAATAACCATTAATCCCTATCAGGGATTGAAACCGGTTGGCAAGTTCGCAGGAGAAAGGGTCAAGGTCGGGGGTTATAATAACCATTAATCCCTATCAGGGATTGAAACTGTGATTTTCTTAATATCCTCTTCTGGCATTCGCTGTTATAATAACCATTAATCCCTATCAGGGATTGAAACCTCGATGCAACTGGACGGGTCAAACCCCAAGATTTATGTTATAATAACCATTAATCCCTATCAGGGATTGAAACGTACAGGAAACCAGAGACTTGAGACAACCACCTCAAGTTATAATAACCATTAATCCCTATCAGGGATTGAAACTTAACATATCCCAGATATAAACCTTCATATAAACTGTTATAATAACCATTAATCCCTATCAGGGATTGAAACGCGATTCTATGGCCTGGAGTTATCCCCTACGATTCCAGTTATAATAACCATTAATCCCTATCAGGGATTGAAACAGCCAAACTTTTAAGGGAGTCATCCCCCCAGTGAGAATTGTTATAATAACCATTAATCCCTATCAGGGATTGAAACGCAGCGCTGGCATGAAGGCAGCCATGGCAAGGGGTCAACATTGGTTATAATAACCATTAATCCCTATCAGGGATTGAAACATCGGGTAAATAGTAATACTATCTTTTGTGTATGCGTTATAATAACCATTAATCCCTATCAGGGATTGAAACACAATAAATGCCTCAATCTAAAAAAGGGAAATGTTATAATAACCATTAATCCCTATCAGGGATTGAAACAATTAACCTTCGTGTTCCAATTTATGAAGCCAGGTTATAATAACCA of Planktothrix sp. FACHB-1365 contains these proteins:
- a CDS encoding protein phosphatase 2C domain-containing protein; this translates as MSLQKLFQISTSAPPPIHCTNPACPQPRNSLGNSICETCQTPLTYRYLWATGSGAAQIQPGQLVGNRYYVTFPQVWLDTKPGAPPILPDMLSESILSYLYLHPHRLHIPGVFGVYPLGIPPEATETLLLDNIPVDSRGQLFPTLVEAWPKTNPVRQVYWLWQMLQLWTPLTEQGAAYSLLVKDNLRVDGWRVRLRELHQGKVQPTQRDLAESWTAFIETAHPTIQYRLQTLHQLLRHQEDSLKEVASQLNHLLMEQAAQLPLHLAVMGLTDVGIKRSHNEDNCYPNFQDVRNLYIYPNDKLIPNLSIVCDGVGGHDGGEVASQLAVQSVKPLIHSLMAEIYAQEELASPELIMEQLQEIARVINNVIAAQNNQQGREFRQRMGTTLVMALQLPQKVKTPEGIEFNNCHELYIVNIGDSRAYWITQNSCQQLTLDDDVANREVRQGRCLYWDAAQRSGSGALTQALGTREAEFLRPMVQRFIIEEDGLLLLCSDGLSDNQRVEQCWQDFSASVLNGEQSLESAVQGWIDVANDKNGHDNVSVVLTYCGVSPQKLVLVETIPLSTKPESLETEPTEASKVLLYGESIPEPEIQPTPKPASKWKELAFILSLFAIVISAGFAIWWQVSQSQIQSIPEEPKPTNKR
- a CDS encoding SPFH domain-containing protein, producing MKFTRFSSILFTTLLGTSLSSCGILPGTNVTTVEPGYAGLKIQLYGGEKGIENAKVVTGRVWYNGYTEEVVVFPTFINTYPFTQAATEGSPTDESVVFSVGGSPVSADVGVSFGFSTEALSGTTKTKLHQFYETYRKTPEQFRANELRNGLRNCFGEVAENQKLTPAMLPMNQQKLVAGVRNCTEKRFPIIIVQDISLLNPLRLPPEIQKSIDEQFAAQQAAQTAESNRRKVEAEAASNVAKAKGEAQVTIEQARAEAESNRLLANSITPQLLELERLRVERVRVEKWNGQQGNIIQTPNVQLGSGTPGGTP